From one Cucurbita pepo subsp. pepo cultivar mu-cu-16 chromosome LG17, ASM280686v2, whole genome shotgun sequence genomic stretch:
- the LOC111778764 gene encoding paramyosin-like, producing the protein MELKQRGATVRQVDNKSVIELAKNPVNHERSKHIYVRFHFIRDNMNEGNVELLHVTLKSLNESLSKEKVEIEKEKNDLLVEIDGLLEELVRDXEVYWIPRLARLLNTSFWLQTLKSLNESLSKEKVEIEKEKNDLLVEIDGLLEELVRDEKDIEMLTQQRDSLDVSLNRVQQEDVNLQHTIEIITRDKAEMEDTKMEVENVVVDLRWELSKLKEAMTSELSVAXPIKYAKDSTLKSLNESLSKEKVEIEKEKNDLLVEIDGLLEELVRDEKDIEMLTQQRDSLDVSLNRVQQEDVNLQHTIEIITRDKAEMEDTKMEVENVVVDLRWELSKLKEAMTSELSVAKNGRNEELVSQMGYSREAPNEVSSEKDKLSLLKDKERKLKKPRLSTRKRKRRRKVNFKSHVKEEAKSPFRNDEVEEVYWIPWLVRLLNTSFWLQTLKSLNESLSKEKVEIEKEKNDLLVEIDGLLEELVRDEKDIEMLTQQRDSLDVSLNRVQQEDVNLQHTIEIITRDKAEMEDTKMEVENVVVDLRWELSKLKEAMTSELSVAKNGRNEELVSQMGYSREAPNEVSSEKDKLSLLKDKERKLKKPRLSTRKRKRRRWNR; encoded by the exons ACATTGAAATCGCTGAACGAGAGCCTTTCAAAGGAGAAAgtagagattgaaaaagaaaagaatgactTATTAGTGGAGATTGATGGTCTATTGGAAGAGCTAGTGAGAGATGNAGAGGTTTATTGGATTCCAAGGCTAGCTAGGTTGCTTAACACCAGCTTTTGGCTCCAG ACATTGAAATCGCTGAACGAGAGCCTTTCAAAGGAGAAAgtagagattgaaaaagaaaagaatgactTATTAGTGGAGATTGATGGTCTATTGGAAGAGCTAGTGAGAGATgagaaagatatagagatgCTAACTCAACAGAGAGACTCACTCGACGTGAGTCTGAATCGGGTCCAACAGGAGGATGTGAATTTGCAACACACGATTGAGATAATCACTCGTGATAAAGCCGAAATGGAGGACACAAAAATGGAAGTGGAAAATGTTGTTGTGGACTTGCGATGGGAATTGAGTAAACTGAAAGAAGCTATGACGTCTGAGTTGAGCGTGGCTAANCCAATCAAATATGCAAAAGATTCg ACATTGAAATCGCTGAACGAGAGCCTTTCAAAGGAGAAAgtagagattgaaaaagaaaagaatgactTATTAGTGGAGATTGATGGTCTATTGGAAGAGCTAGTGAGAGATgagaaagatatagagatgCTAACTCAACAGAGAGACTCACTCGACGTGAGTCTGAATCGGGTCCAACAGGAGGATGTGAATTTGCAACACACGATTGAGATAATCACTCGTGATAAAGCCGAAATGGAGGACACAAAAATGGAAGTGGAAAATGTTGTTGTGGACTTGCGATGGGAATTGAGTAAACTGAAAGAAGCTATGACGTCTGAGTTGAGCGTGGCTAAGAACGGGAGAAATGAGGAGTTGGTGTCTCAAATGGGCTATTCTCGGGAAGCTCCAAATGAAGTTTCGTCAGAAAAAGACAAGCTTAGTTTGCTCAAGGACAAggagaggaaattgaagaaaccacgaTTGAGCacgagaaaacgaaaacggCGCAG GAAAGTTAATTTCAAAAGTCATGTGAAAGAAGAGGCCAAGAGCCCTTTTAGAAATGATG AAGTTGAAGAGGTTTATTGGATTCCATGGCTAGTTAGGTTGCTTAACACCAGCTTTTGGCTCCAG ACATTGAAATCGCTGAACGAGAGCCTTTCAAAGGAGAAAgtagagattgaaaaagaaaagaatgactTATTAGTGGAGATTGATGGTCTATTGGAAGAGCTAGTGAGAGATgagaaagatatagagatgCTAACTCAACAGAGAGACTCACTCGACGTGAGTCTGAATCGGGTCCAACAGGAGGATGTGAATTTGCAACACACGATTGAGATAATCACTCGTGATAAAGCCGAAATGGAGGACACAAAAATGGAAGTGGAAAATGTTGTTGTGGACTTGCGATGGGAATTGAGTAAACTGAAAGAAGCTATGACGTCTGAGTTGAGCGTGGCTAAGAACGGGAGAAATGAGGAGTTGGTGTCTCAAATGGGCTATTCTCGGGAAGCTCCAAATGAAGTTTCGTCAGAAAAAGACAAGCTTAGTTTGCTCAAGGACAAggagaggaaattgaagaaaccacgaTTGAGCacgagaaaacgaaaacggCGCAGGTGGAATCGCTGA